The genomic stretch AACTCATAGAAGCTGAATCTAATGGCAAATTGAGTGATCTAGGTGATTTCGCTTCTCAAACCCATCAATTTCATGACTTACTTCCGTTTGTGAATTATGATAAATTTGAAGAGTTGCCTTTGATTATAGGACAAGTTACTTTTTTTCAATGTGGTGGCATTTGCTTAGGGGTAACCATCTCACATTTGGTGGCCGACGGCCAAAGTGCACTTCATTTCATGAGAGAGTGGGCCAGGCTTGCTCGAGGTGAGACACTACAAGAGGCTCCCTACATCAATCACAACATATTACGAGCCCAAGGCATGAAAAAGGTTCAAAATCCTTATGACAGACATTCTGAACTTAGATCTCCACCTCTAATTATTGGTAAAGAAAATAACCGTGAAGAACGACTTAAACCCACTGGTGTGAAAATTCTACCCCTAGACAAAGACCAAGTCAAAACTTTAAAATCACAAGCCAACCGCGAACCTAATAACCATAAAGATCGACCTTACTCCAGATATGAAGTCGTGGCAGCTCACGTGTGGAGAACTTCTTGCAAGGCGCGTAAGCACCTAGACAATCAACCAACATGCCTAGGGTTTTCAATAGACGTCCGAAGTCGCCTACATCCGCCATTACCACCCAAATTCTTTGGTAACGCGATTCTAGATGTCGTGGCCCCGACTAATGCAGGGGATGTCACGGGCCAACCCTTAAGCGACACTTGTGCTAAAATAAGAGAGGCACTTGATAAAGTTGATGATGACTATGTCTGGTCCAATATCGAATTTTTCTATAACCAACCCGACCTAACCCCTTTTCAAGACCTTCATGGACGTATGTTGAATAATGGGGTCGATGGACCATATTATGGTAACCCAAATATTGGTGTTATTAGTTGGTTAACCTTACCAATATATGGGCTCGATTTCGGGTGGGGCAAAGAAGTATATATGGGTCCGGGTACACATGATTATGATGGAGATTGTTTGATACTACCCGGATCTACAAATGATGGGTCGGTCAAAGTTGCTTTGTGCTTGCAATTGGCCCATATGGATGCATTTAAGAAACACTTTTATGAGGATGTTTGTTTATGAATGATGATTTTATaaggttggttttttttttttttttttttttttttttttttttggttcattTGGATATTGTAGTTTTGAGGGGCATAATACAAAGAATAATGCAATTCGGTTATTTGCATCCAAACTTTAGTTATTTTGTTTATTATTAAGATTAAacatttttaagttttttttaagCTAAATATAAAAGATTAATATTTTTAGGCAAGTTTGGTCATGAAAAGGTTATATTTAGGGTAATTATTATAACCGTTTTGCACATACCTACAAACCTTTAGGGGTGATTTGATGCTTACCCGATTTTCTAACGAGTGTTATGTAGCTCGATTCTGAAACAACGATGACCACTTCTAAATTAAGAGTTTTTTTTCAAAGGAGGTTATCATTTTATCCTATTCTATAACTCGATAAGTTGGTCCACGACTCAAAGTGCTCTTATCACCGTATGCATGGTTCAAAGCAATGTTCCGAACCCTCATCTCTATACTAGTTGAGAAAAAGCTCTACAAAGTTATAATTTTGCATATGTTAATTAACTTAAGTAGTAAGGTTATTTACAAAAGATACGGTGAAGTCATATACTCGATCTAATCATACTAATATTTGGTAATGTGATTTTCTTTACATGAAAAAAACAAAGCTACTATAGTGGATATGCCATACCACTAAAACCATGTTCTTTCTAACTTAATTTCAGATCATTTTAATTTAGATTAgctttatttaattcaattattctGTTCTGCTTATATTTTTCACAAAATTAACTCTCATTTCAGTTACATTCGATTCACTTAAGCTCCactcagtttagttcagttcaactcaaTTCCATTCAATTCAGATCAGCTCGTTTTAGCCAAAAAAGAGAGTAAATTatctaaaaaaataaattaaaaaaatctaCATGATTAATTAGTTACACACTCAACACAAATATTACGGAgtataaaatttaaaataaatcgatttatttatataattggtggcacaaattcttatttcagaccgtcatatccgtctgaaattatcagacggataccattttctctcacaaaaaacccatttagggtgtgagtgggaaagcaTACGGGGGTGTCTCACCACCCATGTTcttctcacttgtgagaggtcttattaCGGTTGAAATAAGGTGGTCTTAAGTAAGACGGACTGAACTGGTGGTATAATCCCACATAGGGATGTCAACGGGGCGGGTATAAGCAAGTACCGCCCCGCACCCGCCCTAGTTGGGGCGGGTATGGGTACAACTTTCGCGGGTGATGGGGCGGATACGGGTACAAAAATTTCACCCGCCATGGGTGGTAGGGCGGGGATGAGTTTTACGTCATACCCACCAAATACCCGCCAACCAccaattattaaaaaaatatttattatcATGACATTTCGATAATTGTGTATACTAATTTTATTGAAAAATTTAAACTAAGATTATAAATATGGAAATTTACGGAAATTCATAGTGAAGAAATTACATTTTATTTTAAAAGGTATCGACAAAAATAATGATATAGGTGGTTGGTGGGTAAACGGTGGGCGGATACGGGTCTAGATTTTAATTTGGTGGGGCGGGTACGGATATGAAAACTTGCACCGCCATGGGTATTGAGGCGAATACGGGTATGAAAATTACTTGGTGCGTATGGATATTGGGGAACCTATAAATGACTATATCCACCACCACCCGCCCCAATAACATCCCTAATCCCACACCCCGATAACTAAAACGTGTAAATGACCATAATCTCTATCACACTCTAAACAAACAAatagggatgtcaatttcacccgcatccatcaaaacccgatcctaaaagatggatgaaaacccgatttaaatggatgatggatggatgacggatgaaagggatgatggatgacggatgggttggatgaagaaattccacccgtaatccacccgccatccatccatcacccgattttattattttttatttgattttttttacatataacacattattaagatataaaatatttaaattttcatatttttctactctcaatataaatattttgtgaacctacccactaaaaagttaaactaaaataattatctaactttatttttgtagagaaaaaaaaatcatcattttttttaacttgaaatatataaatacacaacacccgtttatcacccgatccacccgtttcatccatggatgatggatggatggatgacggatgatatgtttcacggatgacggacgggttggatgagattttaaaagaacggatggatgacggatgaggcttcacccgacccgaacccgatccattgacatccctacaAACAAAGGAGGATTGAGTTGAATAACTTGAATCCCTAAACTTTAATCAAACACAAATCAATTGCTTTTCTCAGAAAAAAATCCCCTTTCCTCTCTCTCCTTCTTCAACTCCCTCTCTTCCAAATTACTCCAATTTACACAAAATCCAAACTTTTCAACCTAAACAAACAAAATCCTTCTTCTCTCTCTTActtttttcaatttcaattttatttaatttcCCCATTTTTCAAAAATCCCCAACAAGCTTAATCAAGCTCAAATTTGCAAAATTAAGAACAACCCTTGATTTGATCCATCATTTTATTGCATATTTGAAGTGGGTTTTGTAAATTATTTTGTGGGTATTTAAAAAGTTTTGATTTTGACCTACTTTAATCACTTTTTATTATTCGTTATCATTGATTTTTGAGTTCAAAATCATCTGTCAAAAAAGGGGAAATTCATGATTATAACTTCCCTTTTAATATATGTTTCAAAGTTTAGAGATTATCGAGTTTTTGATTTGTgtattttccttgttcattgaAAAAAATTCAATCTTTTCTGTTTTTGGTGGCTCAATTTATGTGAATTTTCATCCGTTTTTGGGTAAGCAATCTCTTTGTTTATCGTTAGAGTGTTTTGATTTTCGTACTCCCTCCGCCTCATCATTTGTTTATGTTTTTATTCTTTATGAGACatgttttaatcaaaggtaaacaaatgattgagacggagtgaGTGTTACTTTATTTGTTCATATGAAGTGACAATGTTGTGggatttgtatgatcaattctatTTTTGGATAGTTGTTATGGATATAAGTGTGTCGGTTGATTATAGTTTGTTCAATTTTGGTAATGTTATATTTGTTGGGTATGTTTTAGTAATTTAGTACGACGAATAAGCTAGTAACTGCAAGTTGCATAAGTTTTATGTAGATGGATAGATACCATATTCGGTTGCCGGATTTGATTAGTTACCTACCAATTCGAATTACATCGGATTGTGGTGTtggttactccctccgtcccattcatttgtttaccttttttgtCCTCTGTGGtcaggagtattttaatcaatggtaaacaaatgattgggacggaaagAGTACTTGTATAATTTTACCGAATTATGCTCTGGTAACACTATCTTGTTATTTTACCATGATTGCTTGTTTTCTTATTATTTGCCATTGTCAAGAAATTTGAATTTGTGCCTAGGTGTTCTTACTAAGTTTAGAAGGATTCGAGTTATCATGTTTTTTCGTGTAACAAGCATGGATGATCACTCAATGTGAAATGATGAAATCTAGTAGTGTAGTGTTTTAAGGGTTTGATGTGAACGATGGACTCTAGTTGTGTTTGTTGTTACTAGCCTTTTAGAGTTCTAGTTAGAGAGATAGGGAATTAGGAATTAGGATAATGTAGAATTCAACTAGGCAAAGTTGTAAAATCTGGTTCAAGCTTATGTCATCTGAAGACGTGTGACTTTTCGTACATTTATTGTGAATATGAGTCTTTCCAAAATGTGGTTTACATTAGTACGGAGTATGTTACTATGTTTTGAGGTGTGAGATTTAAATGGTTCTCAAGGTGTCAATAAGTTTTAATGTTGCTttgttgtttcgtttgtttggaTATTGTAGTGACTTCAAAATATGTACCATGCTAAGAAATTTTCGCCGGTGAGCTTGGTGCCGCATAAGACTCAAGCAAGTGAGCCATCAGGAAACCATGGCTCCCTAGGAAGCCCTACTCCAAGAAGTCCAACTCATCCTGGGGGAGGTGGACGACAACGACTAAGATGGACTGAAGAACTTCACAATCGCTTTGTGGACGCCATCACCCAGCTTGGTGGACCAGATAGTGGGTATTTTTTTTATGCAATTAAATCGTTTTGTTTTTGCCATTTATGTTCCCGGTTCTTATTGCAGTTATTCAGTGCAATTCTCGATGCAGTTCTGTAGATAGCGTACATCAGACCCCCTCGTCCCGGCATTTCTAGGAATCCTTGAGGCATTTTAGTAATTATGTCGTTTCTGCTGCTGTATGTGCAGTTTTCGGATCAAGTTATTAATTGCTAGTGAATAAACATGATTAGCTGTTCATCACTGCATGATTATTGATGTCATCATTCAGTTAAACATCAGTTATTAACTATATTAACCTCAACAATTAGGTAAATACAATTTTGTTGATAATCAGTTAAAGGCTGCATAGTAACGCCACTTTACTTGTTATCTTTTTGGGGCATAGTTATTCGGTTGCCCTTCTCTTTTCATATCAAGATTCATCTCCTTGCCTTTTTTTTGTTTCCGTATAGAAAAACACAGTTTTATTACTGCTAAAGAATTAGAATCGAGTACACTTCAGTTGAGGAATATAGGAATCTTCTCAAAAGAAATAGATTACAAGTTCCTCTCCTTTTCTAGTGTCTTCTGAATGCAATGTTCTATTATTCTTGTCTATCCAAAATAAGGACCCACGATAATGCTAAAGTTTAGAAGTATGGTGTAATTATAGAAGTAAAGAGCCGTTATGATCTATTTAAAAGTTGAATGTTATTCTTTTCTGGTACAAAGTAATTTCATTTTGTGATGGAAGAAAAAGGAAATATGAAGTACTTTGTTAATGGCAGTGGACGTGGATTTTGAATtaataatacggagtataaaaCTTGGGAATGTTTTGAAATAACTCAATATTATAGACGAAAAACAAAGACTAGCCAAAATGAGATTAGTGGCGTTAAATTATCAGAATTATCTTCTGAAATTTGATCTAAGAATATTAGTTAACATTCTTTTTTAGGTATTAAGTCGTGCTGAATTGGGTTATTAAATTTGTACGTTTGAATGTCGATCTGTATTGGTTGATGTAAAGGAAGAATTTTCCATGTAGAATCTTAGGCAGTGCATTCTTATGCTCACAGCTCACATACCAATTAAAGTACAGAATCATTTTTATTCTACGTTTAAACTTTAAATCAGCTGTGTTTCTCGAACAGGTAGCTTCCTATATATACCATGGTCTTGTGGTATTACGAGTGCTTACATGTTTTTGTGGATGAATCCTGTTTCTTAGTTTTGTAATCCTTTTATTAAAAACTAAAATCATTATACAAGCTGTAAAACAATATTAATGCTTATCAGTAACACAGAAAGGAAAATCTAAATCTAAATGAGAAGTTATTAAGTCGCACTACatcaaaataagaaaaaaaatatatatagatAATTTAACAATTACAATTGGATATTATTGTGTGATATTTATTCGTCGTTAACAAGTGATATTTCTTGATTATTTCAGCTAAGACTCTAAGACCTAGTATGGGATACAACCCGTTATATTTATTGCCAAAAACATCAATAGATAATTAGATACCCATCTTGGTTATATATCCACCAAAAAGGAAATAGAATGAACAAATTCCAACAGTTACACTACTATTACAGCAACAAAGCCTCAAGTCCGTCCTACAATAAGGTCTGCTAATATGAATCAAAGTTTGAAAGTGTCACTAAATGATGTTAGAATTTGAAAATCATCAAATTGGTACTCAAAATGACAGCTATTCTTTGACTTTGATAACCTATGAGGTTCATTGAAGAGTTTCAGTTCAGTCTTCGTTTTTATTCTTGTAAAATCTTGGTTATGAAGGAGGATCGCTTAAAATGGCAGTTATAGACTTACAGTCTTTATTCCTTTTCTTGTAAAATCTTGGTTACGAGAGAAGTTGGCTTTAAAATAGTACATAGATAGACTGGTCATTCTGTTCGGTTTCTTACTAGTCTTTGTTGCAGGGGCGACCCCCAAAGGAGTTCTACGTGTGATGGGCGTCCCTGGACTTACCATCTACCACGTGAAAAGTCATTTACAGGTAACCTATCCATGCTgatgttctttgtttgtctttcttAACTTCTAGTTGTATGTATGTCATTACTTTCGAAGCGTGTCCTTTGTCAGAGTTATCTTGATTggtcttttcatttctttttgcaGAAATATAGGCTTGCCAAGTACTTGCCGGAGTCACCAAGTGATGGTGGAGTGTCTACTCTCTGTTCGATGCTGCTTTTTGATGTACTTTTAACAGTTTAACCTGTTTCGAATAACGGATATTCTTGAATTATAGGCTCCAAGGATGAAAAGAAAGGTTCTGGAGATGGACAAGCTAACCCAGATCCGTCTACCCAGTGAGTGTCTTTTTGTGTAGCCACTATGGCAATCGCATATTTTCCCTTCAAATTTCTCTGGTTAGAACTTGGAAAGATTTAATTTTGGTTTCGAGAAAGTAAAATGGATCCGCAATTTCTTCTCCTTCGGGATTCCCCATACCAACTTACCATTAAAACTAACCCTTCCCTTCCCTCAAATTTTTTCGTCCAAACAGAGGGTTATGTTCCTAGAATCTACATCATTGTCTTAAACATCAGCATGCTTTCAGTTATGACTTATCTCCACTTCGTACTTTTCAGTGGAGTAGAAATTAACGAGGCTCTTAGGATGCAAATGGAGGTGCAGAAACGTCTCCATGAGCAACTTGAGGTTTGTTTCTTTAGCTGCCATTACTTTATTAGTATATACTTATGCTACTCAGTTTGGGCTTTGACATTTATGTTGTGAAAAAAAGTACTCCTTGCATGTTTTGGCCTATGAACGAAATATCTGAATGTAGCGTCGTGTCGAAAAGACTAAGGAATGTCTCGTAGGCACGTTATATGCAGCAAAAGTGAAGTGTCAAACCGTGTTTCCAGCCCCCTAGTGAATTGTGAATCTGTTCAAGGCTTCAAGTGTATTCTATCATGACACTTACATAAACATTCAAGTATTACATATTCATACAGAATAAGGCAACGACTTAGTTTGAAAAGGCGCGCCTTGGATGAAGCACTATCCGAAACGCCTTGGTGCACTTTAGGTGCGCCTTTTGGACAAGGCTCACTAAGCGAGGTTCATTAGTACGTCTAAATCTTTAGATATGCCTTTTCTTTGCACCATTATTCCTAAACTTTACTCCTTTAGATGTTAGTCATCTTGAAAACTCCTAAAAGGAGTATTGTTGCCCAAAATTTTATTTCGGAAATAAAATAAAGCTAAAAAAATAGGGCGCCTCGCGTCTAAAAGGCGCGCGCCTTCGCCTTGCGTCTTGTGCCTCATCACCTCAGCCCCTTATCGCCTCATCGCCTCGGTGCGCCTTGCGCCTCTTCAAACTAAGGGCAACAATGGTGTCAAAGTAACATAGTTGTGTACCATGTGACTTCAAAGTTCTTGTGTTTCCTGTGAAGCTACAGACGTCATATCCTTAGTTTAAAAAAAGCGCGCCTCAAACGCCTCGGTGCATTTCAGGTGCGCCTTTTAGATAAGGCTCACCTAACAATGCTAACTAATTCGCACTTTCCATATCTTTTAGACAATCCTCGCCATTTATTTTCCCCATTATTCCGAACTTTACTCCAGCCAACTTGAAAATCCTAAAAAGGCCATTGTTGCCCAAAATTTTATTTGGAAATTACAAATTTGTTATAAAAAATATGGCGCCTCATGTCCAAAAGGTGCACGCCTTCGTTTTGCGCTTTGCGCCTCGTCGCCTCGGCCCCTTAAGGCCTCGGTGCGCCTTGCGCATTTTCAAACTAAGGTCATATCATGGAGTGGTTATTACTTATTACTAATATACTACTACCTTTgtcccattcatttgtttaccatttTTACTCTTTGTGAGACGTATTTtaaacaaaggtaaacaaatgattgggacggagggagtactaggGTAATGGAgaccaaaataaagaaaaaacaCGAGGAAAAGTACTGGTTGTGGAGGGAGAAGAGGTGGTGGGGGAATtattagagaaaaaggaacatacatcggatgtactaccttcaacttttttgtttttgagcatatatgtatattttttgagcttattacctcaaactttatttcttttggagttttattgtaattttttagagcttaatttttaagtgaataaactcgtaaactttatagtaaaactcttaattattaaaacaaaactcaaaatttttattataatgctcaaaaataataGAATTTATGGTAATATATCAGACGTATAATCCACCTAGTGGAATTATTACCCATATGAGGGTAATGCATTGTTACTATCATCCATATGATTTGGTCAAAAAGAATTATATGATTTGATAATCATGATTGGTGTACTGAAAAGATAAGAATTTTTTAGACGGTTTTCCtaaatttttcaagttttttttcCTTAAAGGTGCAACGACAGCTCCAAATGAGGATCGAAGCACAGGGTAAGTATCTTCAGAAGATCATAGAAGAGCAGCAGAAACT from Silene latifolia isolate original U9 population chromosome 2, ASM4854445v1, whole genome shotgun sequence encodes the following:
- the LOC141627674 gene encoding spermidine hydroxycinnamoyl transferase-like codes for the protein MAVEIKNSCIIKPAKPTCEGVFPFTDWDQTGMITHIPTVYFYKPSEDWIASSKSIMNTLKESLSHVLVHFYPLAGRVKWIGKGRLELVCNSMGVELIEAESNGKLSDLGDFASQTHQFHDLLPFVNYDKFEELPLIIGQVTFFQCGGICLGVTISHLVADGQSALHFMREWARLARGETLQEAPYINHNILRAQGMKKVQNPYDRHSELRSPPLIIGKENNREERLKPTGVKILPLDKDQVKTLKSQANREPNNHKDRPYSRYEVVAAHVWRTSCKARKHLDNQPTCLGFSIDVRSRLHPPLPPKFFGNAILDVVAPTNAGDVTGQPLSDTCAKIREALDKVDDDYVWSNIEFFYNQPDLTPFQDLHGRMLNNGVDGPYYGNPNIGVISWLTLPIYGLDFGWGKEVYMGPGTHDYDGDCLILPGSTNDGSVKVALCLQLAHMDAFKKHFYEDVCL
- the LOC141642071 gene encoding myb family transcription factor RLI1-like; the protein is MYHAKKFSPVSLVPHKTQASEPSGNHGSLGSPTPRSPTHPGGGGRQRLRWTEELHNRFVDAITQLGGPDRATPKGVLRVMGVPGLTIYHVKSHLQKYRLAKYLPESPSDGSKDEKKGSGDGQANPDPSTHGVEINEALRMQMEVQKRLHEQLEVQRQLQMRIEAQGKYLQKIIEEQQKLGSMLKVSDALPSEEQDHLKNKSSESQPVTEGSPGPTSPQRKKQKPDDSTTGNLHPSENSQKQAFVDQWGQHLYGMSVTGFGNDMDTKFTKQENIVAEHDISSTSDLGGNPRIG